A genome region from Brassica oleracea var. oleracea cultivar TO1000 chromosome C2, BOL, whole genome shotgun sequence includes the following:
- the LOC106322546 gene encoding probable 1-acyl-sn-glycerol-3-phosphate acyltransferase 4 has protein sequence MEVTGDSDNLKNRSLTPVRTLRGLIILLIFLSTAFMFLIYFAPPFALALRLLSVHQSRKSISFIFGHWLALWPYLFETINGTTVIFSGDTLPVEKRVLLIANHRTEVDWMYLWNIALRKGCLGYIKYVLKSSLMRLPIFGWGFHVLEFIPVERKREVDEPVMLQMLSSFKDPREPLWLALFPEGTDFTEEKCKRSQKFAAEAGLPTLSNVLLPKTRGFSVCLDALHNSLDAVYDLTIAYKPRCPSFMDNVFGTDPSEVHIHVKRVLTKEIPASEAESSAWLMDSFKSKDRLLSDFNAQGQFPNQRPEEELSILKCIATFGVIVSLTVLFLYLTLYSHSCFKVYVGLSFTYLSFATYYKFRPSPSVGCCKGGSSCKEAKTH, from the exons ATGGAAGTTACCGGAGACTCTGATAACTTAAAGAACCGCTCCTTGACTCCTGTTAGGACTCTGAGGGGTCTCATCATCTTACTCATCTTCCTCTCTACTGCTTTCATGTTCCTCATCTACTTCGCACCACCTTTTGCTCTAGCTCTACGCCTTCTCAGCGTCCACCAATCTAGAAAATCTATATCCTTCATCTTTGGTCACTGGCTAGCTCTATGGCCTTACCTCTTCGAAACGATCAACGGAACAACAGTAATTTTCTCCGGAGACACCCTTCCCGTAGAGAAACGTGTTTTGCTAATAGCAAACCACAGGACAGAGGTGGACTGGATGTATCTTTGGAACATCGCATTGAGGAAAGGCTGTCTTGGCTACATCAAGTACGTCCTCAAGAGCAGCTTGATGAGGCTGCCTATCTTCGGATGGGGGTTTCATGTTCTTGAGTTTATACCAGTTGAGAGGAAGCGTGAGGTCGACGAGCCTGTTATGCTTCAAATGCTTTCATCGTTTAAAGACCCTCGTGAGCCCTTGTGGCTAGCTCTCTTCCCTGAAGGAACTGACTTCAC TGAAGAGAAATGCAAGAGAAGCCAAAAGTTTGCAGCCGAAGCTGGTCTTCCAACACTATCAAACGTACTTTTACCGAAGACAAGAGGCTTCAGCGTTTGCTTAGATGCTCTACATAACTCTTTGGATGCAGTTTATGATTTGACTATAGCGTATAAGCCTCGCTGCCCATCTTTCATGGACAATGTATTCGGAACTGATCCTTCAGAAGTTCACATCCACGTTAAGCGAGTTCTAACAAAGGAGATTCCAGCAAGCGAGGCAGAGTCTTCTGCTTGGTTAATGGATTCGTTTAAGTCCAAGGACAGGCTGCTATCTGATTTCAATGCTCAAGGGCAGTTCCCAAATCAAAGACCAGAAGAAGAACTATCTATTCTCAAGTGCATTGCAACATTTGGAGTGATAGTATCTTTGACGGTACTGTTTCTTTATCTGACCTTGTATTCACATAGCTGTTTCAAAGTATATGTTGGTCTAAGCTTCACATATTTGTCTTTTGCTACTTATTATAAGTTCCGGCCCTCACCATCTGTTGGTTGTTGTAAAGGAGGTTCTTCTTGTAAAGAAGCAAAAACCCATTAA
- the LOC106325512 gene encoding pathogenesis-related protein 5-like gives MANLSSIHILFFAFITSGVAVSATVFTLENSCPYTVWPGILSGNTNTLGDGGFPLTPGASIQLNAPPGWSGRFWARTGCSFDSSGRGTCVTGDCGGALKCTGNGVPPATLAEFTVGSSNSGMDFYDVSLVDGYNVKMGIRPQGGSGDCRYAGCVSDINEICPSELRIMDPLNGGIVAACKSACAAFNSPEFCCTGAHATPQTCSPTQYSAMFKNACPTAYSYAYDDATSTFTCNGANYVITFCPSRS, from the exons ATGGCGAATCTCTCCAGTATTCACATTCTCTTCTTTGCGTTCATCACAA GCGGCGTTGCAGTTTCCGCCACCGTCTTCACTTTGGAAAACAGTTGCCCCTACACCGTGTGGCCGGGAATCCTCTCCGGCAACACCAACACCCTCGGCGACGGCGGCTTTCCCTTGACTCCCGGCGCTTCTATACAGCTCAACGCTCCTCCGGGATGGTCAGGACGCTTCTGGGCACGTACCGGCTGCAGCTTCGACTCCTCCGGTCGTGGCACCTGCGTCACCGGAGACTGCGGCGGCGCTTTAAAATGCACCGGCAACGGAGTTCCTCCAGCCACTCTCGCCGAGTTCACCGTCGGATCAAGCAACTCCGGGATGGATTTCTACGACGTGAGCCTCGTCGACGGTTACAACGTCAAGATGGGGATTAGACCGCAAGGAGGATCCGGCGATTGTCGTTACGCGGGCTGCGTCTCCGACATCAACGAGATCTGTCCTAGCGAGCTTCGGATCATGGATCCGCTGAACGGTGGTATCGTGGCGGCGTGCAAGAGCGCCTGCGCGGCGTTTAACTCGCCGGAGTTTTGTTGTACTGGAGCTCACGCGACGCCGCAAACTTGTTCTCCGACGCAGTACTCGGCGATGTTCAAGAACGCTTGCCCTACCGCTTATAGTTACGCCTATGACGACGCGACAAGTACCTTCACTTGTAATGGAGCTAACTACGTGATCACTTTCTGCCCCAGCCGTTCTTAA